The following DNA comes from Triticum aestivum cultivar Chinese Spring chromosome 3D, IWGSC CS RefSeq v2.1, whole genome shotgun sequence.
gaaggtgtggagccttcatcctagagcaacaagtataatcgtaTCTCAAATATAggtcccgagcataccaatgcaacatactaatttgatcccataataatttccctttttgtgtcaagcgataaagtattcacgttgatccaacgtgtcccccattatcaagttgaatggggttttctcaggattatcgaagtagtgattaatatttttcacataacgagcattgagggttttaggaggttccccatcttcatgaatagcaagtacaactaatttttttgatgTCTTGTGTTCCATATCCGTAACTAAAGATGCGAAACAATTTAGACAGGAagtaaaaactacttagtgataaagaaaacaagcacacacaagaatattcaccccacgctattgctctcaggcaacggtgccagaaaaaggtcttgataacccaaaagtataggggattgtttgtagccttcttcgataaataagagtgtcaaacccaacgacgagttaaaggtagaacaaatatttcctcaagttctatcgaccaccgatacaactctacgcacacttgacgtttgctttacctagaacaagtatgctactattttgcaagaataaaactacgagtactttgggagaataaaactacgaataaattgcaaggtaataaaagtggatagcttttgtcaacgagaaagtcatttgtccctaggcaatcgataactagaccggtaatcattcttgcaattttatatgagggtgaggcatgagctaacatactttctctacttggatcacatacacttatgattggaactgtagcaagcatccgcaactactaaagatcattaaggtcgtgaacccaaccatagcattaagtatcaagtcctctttactcccatacgcaacaacccatttactcgggtatgtgcttctgtcactcacgccatccaccataagcgaatcatgaatatattgcaacaccctacagcggggatccctccaGTTGTGCGACAccgagggcaccgtaggacaacaccataaataaaatatacactcatacaaaccaagatcacgattgacccataggacaaaacaaatctactcaaacatcataggatagccaaatatcattgggaaataatatatggagttgagcaccatgtttaagtagagattacggtggggagaagggaggttacaccgctgcatagagggggggagttggtgttgacggtagcaagattgttgatgtagatcgtcgtcacgaaccttgccccggcggcactccggcgccaccaggagagagggggagagagcccccctccttcttcttcttccttggcctcccccctagatgggaggagagttccccctctggtccatggcctccatggcggcggaggggcgggagcccctccgagattggatctatccccctgctctcttctgtttcgcgttctccagatctggccgaaaaccatttcttatattcccggagattcgtaactccgattgcgctaagattttaacacgattttttcggatataagcttccttgcgccttaAGTAGAGCCCCAACCAACGTATGAGGTCAGCACAACCCACTACCGCGCGCCTGGCCCCCGGGGCGCACCCTGATGTCTTCTTggcactgtgggcccccgtttgcgttgatgccaagtcccaaaaatcacatatattccaaaataattctccataattttttattgcatttggacttcgtttgatatggatattctgcaaagcaaaaaacatgcaaaaacaggaactggcaccaggcactagatcaataggttagtccaataaatcatataaattgttgccaaaagtatgtaaaagttgtataatattggcatggaacaataaaaaattatagatacgacggagtaTCACAatgcaggtcgggacagtaggcctccgaaaccacaCATCTTTGTGTCCTGTAcgagagaagggtgataaggtttttgtgGAGCGCTCTGCACGACTACTGACTTGTTCATCGCGGACACCCCGGACGCCGACAACAACTTCTTCCGCGACGTCGACGACCTCTTCGAGAACATGGGTGAACCCGTCAACACCAACGCTACTGCTACTACCGCAGCTCAGTGCGTTTTCATGTTCCTTTTGTTCGAGTTCCTACTATAATTTCTTCTTCTAGTAtctgctctacatatgttttgttctAGTTCGCATGTGCAGATGCTATTTGCCTTCTCTCTGTTAGATTACATACCTTGTTTCATCTCTGCTAtaatagtcatgttttatctagtatttctatGGATTAAATGATATATTAAATTTCTCACATTTCCAACATGATATATGTGCCAGCCAAATCCGGTGCACCTAAAATGAGATTGTTCATCACTTTAGTTCAAAGTTATCTTGAATGACTTGGTGTCGAAGCTGAAGTTAACAAGCAAAGAAATGTCCAAACTGAACCCCCTGATTAAAATGCTACTACTTTGTAACTCTCACAAATATTTGTGGACTGAAATTAATAATGTTGGCTCTGTTGCGAATAAGGAAACATATTATTGGCCATAAATTTGGTCACCTCGTGATTTTTTTTTGCTTCTGTCGCTCTGCTCAGCAAATATGATTGCTGATTTGGTAGTATTATTAGGTGGAATTGAAATCCAATCAAAGTTGACCATATAATCTCGAACCACCAAAACTACCATGTGATCATCTATTCATTAAACAATTTTTTTGATACACCTTGAATATGAAACTTCACATGTAATCTCAAAACTACTCGTGTAAATTTGTTGGATCTAGTCCAAGAGACTAGCTTATTGCAGTAACTTCGCCTGTTTAGGTGCAATCATTCTACATAAATAAATAAAGCACACAAAGTGCCATCGATCATTCACCAAAGCCAAGTTTTATTTCTTCACCATAAAATGTaatgtgatattcatggaactaaACTTGCACTTGGACATACAAAAATATCAAGATTTAGGCTATGTTCGGAGTCACTCCAGCTCCTAATAATACGAGGAGCTGCGGAGCATCTGTTCCCAGCTCCGTACTTTTTAACTCCAGCTCCGAGAGCGGAGTGGTGGAGTGATGGGTCTCTGAATAGGGTCTTAAACACCATGATTTTTCTCCTACCGTACTCGCTCCTGAACAAGGAACTGGATTGCTCAGCCACAACTTTATCCAAATAAATGACTATTTTATTGCGTACTACTCGACATATCCGTCACACAATGCAGAAAATGAAATTCACAAATCTTTAGGTAAACTAACTTCGCAAACAGAAGGGGGAAAAGCGACGACTGACGATTGCAGAACCCATAATTACTTGGCGGCGGCCCACATGCTCTGCAGCTTCCCGGCGCAGTCCACCATGCTCGTCATGGACGGGgccgccttcttggccgcctccgtCTGCACGAACCTCTCAGCCCAGGCTGCCAAGCGCGGAGTTCTGCCTGCGTCGATGACCGTCACGCCGAACATCTCGCGGAGCGCCTCAAACCAGAAGAGGTTGCACCCGAGCGCGATGTCAAGGTACCCGACGGAGTCGCCGGCGAAGTAGTCTTTCCCACCAGAGCAGTGGGCGAGGGCGTCCTCCATGGGCCCGACCACCGCGAGCGCCGTGTCAAGCTTCTCGGCTCTGTCCTCCTCCGAGGCGGCGCGCAGGATGCCTATCCACGCGGGGGACAGCTTGTCGTCGACGTAGGCGGCCCAGAAGCGGGCGACGGCGCGGGCGTAGGGGTCTGCGGGGAGGAGCGAGACGCCGTTGGCCCAGACCTCGTCGACGTACTCAACGATGGCGAGCGACTCGCAGACGGGCCTGCCGGCGTGGATGAGCACGGGGACCTTCTTGCGCACCGGGTTGGaggcgaggaggagctcgccctTGTCGAACAGGTCCTGCTCCAGGTACTCGTAGCTCACGCCCTTGAGATGCAGGGCCATGCGCACGCGGACCGCGAAGGAGCTCACCCCCGTGCCCAGCAGCTTCACGTCTCCTTGGCCGGCCATCGTCTTGGATCGATCTCTTCCTTGCTATTTGGTGCTCGTAAACTGTTTGCCCTGCTGTGTACGTATGTGCTCTTAACTCAGTTTGGAAGTGTACGTATATTAGCATCGTTCTGGCTGTTTCTCTAGCACAAATCAAGCTGAACAGTTGCCGGAAGAGTAGCTGCAGATATGTGCATCACCGTTGACGTATTCATTTCATGGTAGGTGCAGGTATGCGACCATCTCTGGATTTTTGACTAGTAGCTCGGCGTCACATGTGACGCTACAGTGTTAGAGACGATCTTTCTGCGGCATATGCCCTGCGAGTCGTTCTTCTCTTGCTACGTCCACTGACCTGGTCAGCAGGAGGCCGGAGCAAGCAC
Coding sequences within:
- the LOC123075288 gene encoding probable glutathione S-transferase GSTU6, which codes for MAGQGDVKLLGTGVSSFAVRVRMALHLKGVSYEYLEQDLFDKGELLLASNPVRKKVPVLIHAGRPVCESLAIVEYVDEVWANGVSLLPADPYARAVARFWAAYVDDKLSPAWIGILRAASEEDRAEKLDTALAVVGPMEDALAHCSGGKDYFAGDSVGYLDIALGCNLFWFEALREMFGVTVIDAGRTPRLAAWAERFVQTEAAKKAAPSMTSMVDCAGKLQSMWAAAK